AAAACAGATAAAAAAACAACAAAATGAACTTGAAGCTATATTTAATAACACAATAGATGGTTTAGCAATAATTGATTTAGAGACAAATTTTATAAAAGTAAATAAAACTTATTGTGAAATTACAGGACTTAGTGAAAAAGAACTTTTAAATACAAGTTGCTTAAATCTTACTGCTCCTGAATATTTAGAAGAATCAAAATTAAGCTTTGAAGAATTTTTAGCTACAAATACCTCAAAACCATTTGAAAAAGTTTGTGTCATCAATGACAAAAATATTGAAGTTATGCTCTATCCTTATAGAATTGATGAAAATCATATTATGGTAAATATGAAAGATATTTCAAGAGATAAGTTAATCCAAGAGCAATCAAGACTTATCTCAATGGGTGAAATGGTAGGAAATATTGCTCATCAATGGAGGCAACCATTAAGTATAATCACATCAATAGCTAGTTCAATAAAAGTTCTTAATAATCTAAAAAAGATTGAGAGTGAAGATTTAGATAAAAATATGCAAAAAATTATGGAGCAATCAAACTATCTATCTGATACTATTGATGATTTTAGGAATTTCATAGTAAATACAAGTGATTTAGAAAATCTTAGCATAATAAAAACTCTTAAAAAATCTCTATCTCTACTTGATTCTGCTATAAAGATGAATAAAATTAGAGTTATTACAGACTTTAGAGATGATTTAATAATCTCTGGTTTTCAAAATGAGTTAATCCAATCTTTTATAAATATTTTAAATAATTCAAAAGATGCTATTATAGAAAATGTAGTAAACACAAAAGATAGATTAATTTTAATATGTAGTAAAAAAATTGATGAAGGAGTTAAAGTAGAGATTAAAGATAGTGGTGGTGGAATAGAAGAAGATATCTTAGATAGAATTTTTGAACCTTATTTCACAACAAAACATCAAAATTTTGGAACAGGAATAGGACTTGCTATGACTCATAAATTTATTACTCAAAGACACAAAGCTTCTATAAAAGCAAATAATATAAATTTTTCATTTAAAGAAAAAGAGTATAAAGGAGCATCTTTTGTTATAATTTTTGAAGATAATTTAAAACCAAAAGATTTTAAAGAGAGTTAAGATGTTAATATCAGGGAGTGCAGCTTTAAATATTTTATTAGCAAACAATAATAAAGTTTTAAATGATGTACTAAAAGAGGCTGATTCAAAAGTTCTTGAAAATATTATAAAAGAAGATCCAAAAGCACAAACAACTGCTAGTAAAGTTATAAAAGAGCTATTTGAAAATATAAAAGATGGTTCAAAATCTTCAACTTCAATAGAGAATATTTTAAAAAACTCAACAATTTTTAAAGAGTTAGGAAATGTATCTACAAATCTTGCAACTTTATCAAATCTTTTAGAAGATGTAGAAAGTAGCGATAGTTTGGCAAAATTCAAACCATTAATCGAGAATTTATCAAAAAATATAAAAGATTTAGATGCTACAACTTTAAAAGAACAGATAAAAAATTCTGGAGTTTTTCTTGAAAACAAACTTGCAAATACTCAAAATACAAAAATAGAAAATATTTTAAAAGATATTCAAAGCCTAATAAAAACTATTGAAACTCCTGTTTCAAAGCAAATAAATGAACAAATAACAAAAATTTTACAAGATATTTCCAATCCAAAAACTTCTACTACAAATCAAAATGCTACAATACAAAATACTCAAAATCAAACTCAGACACAAGTTCAAGTATCTACACAAACAAATACACCAACAGCTACACAAAATTTGCTTCAAACACAAACAACACAAAATACTCAAGTACAAGTTTCAACTCAAACTCAACAAACTCAAAATATTGTAAATACAGCAAATCAAAATATTAATACAAACATTGTACAAGCAAACCAAAATTTAACTCAAAATCAAGTAACTCAAAACTTTACAACACCAACTAATAATCAAATACAAATAACTCAAAATGCTCAAGTACAAGTTTCACAAACCCAAGTTTCAACTCAAACTCAACAAATACAAAATATTGTAAATACAGTAAATCAAAATACTAATACAAATATTGTACAAGCAAACCAAAATTTAGCTCAAAATCAAGCAACTCAAAACTTTACAAGCCCAAATAGTACTCCTTTACAAATTACAGTAAAAGAGCCTATTTTAAATAACCCTTTGTCAAATAGTTTAAAAACTCTAACTCAAAATCTTCAAACTTTAAGTACAAATTTAAATCCAAAAGAGTTAGAAAATCTTACAAATCTTACAAATCTTACAAAAGAGCTAAAAACAGCTACAAATCAAGCTTCTTTAGTCGAATCAAAATTTGAAAATAGTTCAATCATACAAACAAAACAACCTATATTAAATCAACAAAATATAATACAAAATTTAGAAAAGAATATAAATCAAAACATTAATCAAACTATACAAACACCTCAAAATCAAAGCCAAGTACAAATTCAGAATTTACAACAAAATATTTTTAATGCACAAAACCAACAAATAAATATAAATCAAAATTTAACTCAAGTAAATATTCCTATTTCACAAAATCAAGTACAAAGCACTCAAGCATTTTTAAATCAAATACAAAATCAAATAAAACAAAGTATGGATACTCCTCAAATAACTACACAAAATTCATTAAATATAGAAACACAATCAAATAGAGTAAATCCAAATATAAACCAAACACCAGAAGAGATAGCTGTAAAAGAGCAAATTACAAAAGAGACAAAAGAGCTTTTAGTTCAAATAAGAGATGAAATAGCAAAAAATCCAACTATCTCTCAAAATAAAAATATTCTACCAGTTATTGATAATCTACTAAAAATGCAAAATCTTTTTATAAAAAATGAGAATATACAAAATATGTTAGAAAATAAACAACTAACTCAAAGCCTAAATCAAAATAATTTAAGCACATTTTCAAATAATTTTGCTTCAAATTTATCTCCATTATTAAATAGTTTAAAAGAGAGTTTAAATAGTTTATCAAATCCAAATATCTTAAATATTCAAAATCATCTATCAAAAACTATAAATAAAGTCGAACATATAATTTCAAATTTAGAGAGTGAAAATGAGATAAAAACAACATCAAAAGATGATATGAAAACAGTTTTATTACAATTAAAAGAGGAGTTAGCAACAAAAACTGATATAAAATCACAAGATATTTTAAAACAAGTAGATAAGATTTTAACTCAAATAGATTTTTATCAATTAAACTCTTTAGTTTCAAATTCAAACTTTGTTTATGTTCCATTTTTTTGGGAAATGCTTGAAGATGGTTCTATAAATATAAAAAAAGCAGAAGAAGATAAGTTCTATTGCCAAATCAATCTTACTTTAAAAGATTTTGGTAAAGTTGATTTATTGCTAGGTTTATATGACAAAAATAAAATGGATTTAACAATATATGCACAAAGAGACCACTTTAAAGTAGCAATTAGAGATAACATTCAAGATTTAAAAATTGCTTTAAATAGTGTTAATATAATCCCTGTAAATATAAAACTTCTTGATATGAAAGAGAATCTTGAAGATAATCCAACAAGTAACTATATAAGTAATACTTTTAATCAAAATATCACTTCAGGAATAGATATAAAGGCTTAAAATGGATAAAAAAATAGATGAAAACTTTATGCAAAAAGCAGTAGCCCTACAATACGATATAGAAAAAGACAATGCTCCAATGATTACAGCCAAAGGAGTAGGAGCAACGGCTACAAATATAATAAAAATAGCAAAAGATAACAATATTCCAATTCAAAAAGATGAAGATTTAGTAGAGCTTTTATCAAAAATAGATATTGATAAAGAGATTCCATCTTCTATGTACAAAGCTGTTGCAGAAATTTTCTCTTTTATTTATGATCTTTCAAAAAAAAGATAAATTTGATACTTTTAAGAGATTATATATTATAATCTTTGACTTCAATTTATAAAGATTTTTTAAAATATGATTAGAAACAAACTTGAAAATCCAATTATTCTTTTTTTTATTCTACTTCTTATAATTTCTATAAACATTATTGCATCAATTAATTTTTTATTGATTATGTTTGCTGGTGTTTTATTTACAGCATTTTATATTTGCCTTAAAAATAGATATCTCTACTCTTTAACTTTTGTTGTTATAGCTTTTTTATTTATAGAGATAAATTCTGGAATAAAACCGTTTTCATTGACTTTATTGTCACTATTTATATATATATTTATTATTCCCAAAGCTGATTCAAGTAGCTCTTATGATTTAGCAAATAGTTATGTTTATATGCTATTCTTCTATATTGCACTTTTTATTATGTGGTTTTTATTTTATGGTATTGACCAAAAAATATTTATAGCTTTATTATTAAATATAATCTTTGATTTTATATTTTTTGGAGTATTTCTTTGAATTTAAGACTAAATTTAATCTATATTTTTATCGTAATAATTCTTATAACTTTACTTTCAAGAGTATATTTTTTATCTGTTAAGTCAAATACATATTATGAAGAGTTATCAAAAAACAACTATATCAATAGAATTAATAAAACTCCAATTCGAGGAATTATTGAAGATAGAAATGGAGAAAAAATAGCTATAAATGAGATGGGATTCTCTATTTCAATAAAACCCCATTTAAGAGGAGAAAAGAAAAAAGAGGAGCTGGAAAAGATAATTGATTTAATTACAAAACATCTTCCAAACTTAGAAAAAGAAAAACTTATTAAAACTTACCTAAAAGAAGATTCAGCATATAATCATAACTTTATAACTATTGTAGATTATATTCCTTATGATGAATTTTTCACAAAATATACGATTTTAGCATCTCATGAAGATATAAAAATAGACTCTTCAACAAAAAGATTTTACCCTTTTAAAGAGGCGGCTTCACATATTATTGGTTATACAGGGAGAGCCTCTAAAAATGATATTTTGAATAATGATATTGCAAAATATACAGGAATTGTTGGAAAGAATGGAATAGAAAAATATTACAATAAAAAGCTTCAAGGAGAGCTAGGATATAAAGATGTAAAAGTAAATGCTTACAATAAAGAGATTGAAACATTAGAAGAGAAAGAAGCATCTATAAACAATAATATAAAAATTTCTATTGATATAAAACTACAACAATATCTACAAGAGATTTTTATAGGTAAAAGTGGTTCTATTATAATTATGGATGCTACAAATGGAGAAATTTTAGCAGCTGCTTCTTTTCCAGAGTATGACAGCAATATCTTTGCTAGGGGAATTTCTCAAGAGGAGTGGGATAAGATGAAAAATGACTTTAACCACCCATTTACAAATAAGATTACAAATGGTCTTTATCCTCCAGGATCTGTTATAAAAATGGGAGTTGCTTTAGCATTTTTAGAAAATGGTATAAGTGAGAATTTCTCTGTAAACTGTACTGGTTCATTACCAATAGGAAATAGAAATTTTAGATGCTGGAAAACAACAGGACATGGACATATAGGTTTTAGAAGCTCTTTGGAACAAAGTTGTGATGATTTTTACTATAAAGGAAGTCTAAGACTAGGAATAAATAAGATTTCCCAAACTTTAGATAAATTAGGAATTGGAAAAGCAACAGGAGTTGATTTAAACAATGAATTCTCTGGAATAAATCCAAATAAAGAGTGGGAAGAGAATAGATTAAAACAACCTTGGTATGTCGGAGAGACTGTAATTACCTCTATTGGTCAAGGAAATATGCTTACAACTCCTCTTCAAATAGCAAGATATACTAGCTATATTGCAACAGGAAAGCTTCCAAAACCTCACTTCAATAAAGCTCATTTTGAAGAACCAAAAGAGCTTGATATTCCTTCAAAATATCTAGATACTATGAGAAAAGGGATGTATGATGTATCTTATGGAGAAAGAGGAACAGCTAGAAAATATCTAACTTCAAAAGTCCCAATAGCTACGAAAACAGGAACAGCACAAGTTGTAAGTATTCCACAATCTGAAAAAGTTAGAATGAAAGAGAGTGAAATGGAATATTATCAAAGATCTCACGCTTGGATTACAAGTTATGGTCCATATAAAAATCCTAAATATGTAGTAACAATTCTACAAGAACATGGTGGTGGTGGGGGAAGTGCCACAGGGGAAGTTCTAAGTAAAATATATAATAAACTCTTAGACTTAGGATATATCACTTTGGATAATTAATTAGATTTTAGATAAAATCGAACACTTTTTATTTTAGGATTTTTTTTGAAAATATTTTTAGTTTTATTAGCTCTATTTAGTTTTGGTTTAGCAGAAACTGCTCCTATGGTAAATTTATCAGTTGCAGCAATTGAAGAACCAGCACAGTTTGTAAAAACTATTAATATTGCGATATTCTTAGCCCTTTTAGTGTTAGCTCCAACTTTACTTTTAATGGTTACATCTTTTACAAGATTTATTATAGTTTTTTCACTTTTAAGACAAGCTATGGGGCTTCAACAAACTCCACCAACACAAATAATTATCTCTTTAGCACTTATAATGACAATTTTTATTATGGAACCTTATGCTAAAAAATCTTGGGAAACTGCTATTTCTCCATATATGGAAGAAAAAATAGGATACGATGTAGCAATAGAAAAAGGGATACAACCTTTTAAAGAGTTTATGATAAAAAATACAAGAGAATCTGATTTAGCTCTATTTTATAGAATAAAAAAAGAGGAAAACCCAAAAAATATAGAAGATGTTTCAATCACACTTTTAATGCCTGCCTTTATTGTTTCAGAACTTAGAACTGCTTTTGAAATAGGATTTTTAATATTCTTACCATTTTTAGTTATTGATATTATTGTTGCTTCTATTTTAATGAGTTTAGGTATGATGATGTTACCACCAGTTATGATTTCACTACCTATAAAGATTATTTTCTTTATTACTATTGATGGTTGGCAATTAATAATAGGGAATTTAGCACAATCCTTTAAGTAGATAAGTAGATGAAAAGAATTTTCTATATATCTTTCATTTTTATAATTTTACTACTTATCTCATACTATTTATATTTTCTCCCAACAATTAAAAATATTTCAAATAAGGTTTACTTAGAAAAAAGTGAACAGATGAAAGAGTTATTCCGTGAAGAAGTTAAGAAAAAATATGGAAGAACTGATGTCCTTACTTATATACTAAGTGAAGATAAAAAAATAATTGAAGCTCTCATAAAAAAAGATAGAACTCTATTAAATTATGAAAATACTTTAAAACAGATAGAAAATCTAGCAGATTATAAAAATCTTTGGATACAAATTATAGATAAAAATGGCTACAGTTTTTACAGAAGTTGGACTGAAGATGTAGGAGATCATGCTGCTTCTGCTAGATTAGATATTGTTGAGATGATGAAAAATCCAAGACCAATAAAAGGTATTAGTGTAGGAAGATTTGATTTAACTTTTAAAACTATGTTTCCCCTTTATAATAATGGTGAATACATAGGTCTAATAGAGTTGGTTTCTAAATTTAACTCTATTGATAAAACTTTAAAAGAGCAAAAAATAGAACCTTTAATGGTTGTAGATGAAGATTATACCCCTAGATTTATAAAGCCATTTACAAATCTATTTATAGGGAATAACTATGTTGCAAATATTAATGCTTCTGCTGATTTAATAAAAAGAGTTGAAAAAAATGGACTTAAGAAATTTTTATATATAAAGAATTATATTTTATTTGATAATTATTTAGTTACAACTGATGAGATAAAAGATATTCATGGTGGAGAAATGGGATTTTTTATCCTATTTTTTGATGAAAAATATTTAGATAAATCAGCGATTACAGAGTTTGAAAAACATTATTTAGTACAAATTGCAATATTTTCAATTATATATCTTTTAGCCATTTTATATCTTTTAAATAGAAACTATACAAAAAAATTAAATTTAGAAGTTTTAAGAAAAACAGCTTTAATAAATGAACAAAAATTGGAACTTGAATCACTATTAGAAATATATGATAAAAATGTAATTTTTTCTAAAACTGATTTAAAAGGAGTTATTACTCATGCTAGTGAAGCTTTTTGCAAAATTAGTGGTTACTCAAAAAAGGAACTAATAGGGAAACCCCATAATATTGTAAGACATCCTGATATGGCAAAAGATATATTCAAAAAAATGTGGAATGAACTTTCAAAAAAAGAAAAAACAACTTATGAAATTAAAAATTTAAGAAAAGATGAAACTTCTTATTGGGTTCTTGCTGATATTGGACCTGAATATGATAAAAATGGAAAACACATAGGCTATTTTGCGATAAGAGAAGATATATCTGCAAATAAAGAGCTAGAAGAGGTTCAAAAAGATATCATTTTTACAATGGGTTCTATTGCTGAATTTAGATCAAAAGAGACTGGTGAACATATAAAAAGAGTAGCAAAATACTCAAAAGTTTTAGCTCTTGCTTATGGTTTAGATGAAACAGAAGCATCAATGATTGAACTTGCAAGCCCAATGCACGATATTGGGAAAATTGCTATTCCTGATAATATTTTAAATAAATCAACAAAATTAACAGTCGAAGAGTTTGAAATTATAAAAACTCATACTACAAGAGGATATAAAATTTTAAAAGTTTCATCAAGACCTCTTTTAAAAATGGCTTCAATAATTGCATATTCTCACCATGAGAAATATGATGGAACAGGCTATCCACAAGGATTAAAAGGTGAAGACATTCCATTATATGGAAGAATTACTGCAATTGCTGATGTTTTTGATGCCTTATCACAAGATAGATGCTATAAAAAAGCTTGGCATATTGATGATATTTTAGAGTATATTATTAAAGAAAAAGGAACTTATTTCGATCCAATTTTAGTTAATCTATTTTTTAAAAATATTGATAAAATTTTAGAAATCAAAGAACAGTATAAAGATAAAATTTAGATAAACAATTCTTATATTAAAAAAAACTATATCTTATATTATAATTTTTATTTATAATTCTAAGCTTCAAAAGCTCTTTTTTTAGTTATAATCTCGGAATTTTAATTTATAGGAAATTATATGAAGAAAATTTATCTTAGCTTATTAATTTCTAATCTCTGTTTTTCTCAAACTATAAATTTTCCTGATACTCTAAAACAATCATTAGAAAATAGTAAAGATTTAAAAAAACAAGAGATAAATATACAAATAGCAAAAGAGGATAGTAAAAATATAGATTTTATGAACTATGGAAAACTATCATTAAACTCAAATATTAGTCGAACAAATCATGCTGGATATGTTTTTATGGGAAAATTATCAAGTAGAGAAGCAACATTTAGAGATTTTGGAGCAGGAGAGTTTAATCCTACAAATCCTAATGTATTAAATGTAGAGCCAAAAGATTTAAACTATCCAGATGATATAACATCAATAAACAGTTTTGTAAGCTATGATTTACCACTTTTTACTGGTTTTAAACTAGAAAACTATAAAGATATTTCAAAACTCCAAGAAAAAGCAAATGAACTTTTATATAATCTTGATAAAAAAAATCTGGAGTTTGAAGTATTAAAAGCTTATAACGGTGCAGTTTTAGCAAAAGATTTTATAAAAACTATGCAAAGTGCAAAAAAAAGTATAGATTTTATTTACAATGGAGCAATGGAGTTTCATAAAAATGGTCTTGTTACAAAAATTGATGTAAATGAAGCAAAAGTTTATATGTTAAATGTAAACTCAAAATTAATCCAAGCTCAAAATAATTTTGATTTAGCAATAGCATACCTAAAGTTTTTAACTTCAAATGATAATATAAGTGATGTAGAAGAGATTGAAAATCTATATTTTAATTTAGAAAATCAAGATGAATTGTACAAAAAAGCCTTAGAAAAAAGAGATGAAGTATCTTTACAAAATATCTCTATAAAAGCAAATGAAAAAAATATAAATGCACAAAAAAGTACCTACTATCCACAAGTTTTTACTCATTTAGAGTATGGAGTAAATGATGATAGATTTACAACTTCTAAAGATAAAGATTACTATATGGCACTTTTAGGAGTTAGTTTAACAATTTTTGATGGAACAAGAAGTGCTTTAGTTGAGAAAGCAAGACTTGAAGCTTTAAAAGCAAAACTTGATTTTGAAAAGCTAAAAGATGGAATAAAACTAGAACTTGAAAAAGCAATTTTAGATTACAAAACTAAACAAGCCGTTTTAAAAGAGAAAATAGAGGCAAAAGAACTAGCAAATGAGGTCTTAACTCAAGCAAAACTTCAATATAAAAATAGATTAATCTCTATGACAACTCTACTTAATCAAGAAACAAACTTTGAACAGAGTCAAACTATGCTTTTAGAAGCAATTTATGAAAACTCTCTAGCTTTAGCCAAACTAAACTTAGTTTTAGGAGATAATTTGAAAAAGGATTTTGAAAAATGAAAAAACTACTATTTTTAGCAATATTTACACTAAATATCTTTGCAAATACTTTACAACTTGATGGAATAGTTGAATCACAAAATGAGAAAGTTATCTCAAGTAAAATGATGGGATATATTACAAAAATCTATGTAAATGAAGGTGATAGTGTAAAAAAAGGGCAACTATTATATGAAATAGACCCAACAGATATTATTCACAATAGTGATATTTTAAAAAGCCAAATAAAAAATCTTGAATTAAATCTAAAAAGATACAAAGATTTATTAAATCAAGATTTAGTTTCAAAATTTGAATATGAGCAGTTAGAATTAAATTTAATAACTGCAAAAGCAAAATTAAGTGAATTAAATGCAAACTTTAATTACTTAAAAGTAAAAGCCTCAAACAATGCTTTGGTTATTAAAAAATCAATTAAAGAGGGAGAGATGGCAATGCCAGCAATGCCTCACTTAATCTTAACAGATTTAGATGATTTGATAATCAAATCAAATATTGCCGAATCAAACCTAAAGAATATAAAATTAAATCAAGAAGTAGATATAGAAATCCCTTCTCAAGAGTTTAAAACAAAAGGAAAAATAGTTGCAATTTATCCAAATATTGTCTCAAATGCACACTCATTTTCCATAAAAATCTCTTTTGATAAAAAAGATTTCCAAATTTATCCAAATATGTATGCAAAAATATCTATAAATTTGGACAAAAAAGATGAATAAAGATTTAAATATTGCAGGGAAATTTGGAAAAGCCTTTATTGAACACCCTTTAACTCTTATTTTGGGAATTTTTATTCTAATCTTAGGAGTTTTATCTCTTTTAATTATGCCAAAAGAGGAAAATCCGCAAATAAAAGTTAGTGGTGGAGTTGTAATAGTTGCACTTCCAGATGCAAAAGCTAGTGAAATTCAAAAAGTAATCATTGACCCACTTGAAAAGAAAATAAGAGAGATAAAAGGGGTTGAACATATCTACTCTTTTGCAAAAGATAGCGTAGGAATTGTACAAGTTCAGTTTTATATTGGAGAAGATAAAGAACAATCAAATCTAAAACTTTATGACCAAGTTATGAGAAATATGGAATTAATGCCCAAAAAAGCTATGCAACCAATAATAAAAACTATGGATATAGATACAGCAATTCCTATCTCTTCAATTGCCTTTTACAGTGCAAAAAAAGATGGTATTGATATTTTAAGTCAAACAGAACTTTTTAATATAGTAAATCCTTTAACAAAAGATATAAATAAAATAAAAAATGTAGCCTTAGTTGAGCTAAAAGGAGAAAAAAAAGAGCAATTTAATGTACTTGTAGATATAAACAAACTTAGCTCTTATAATCTCTCTTTAGCCTTTGTAGCAAAGCAAATAGAAGCACTTAATTTTAATACTCCAAATATAGGAAACTATACAAAAAATGGAGAATTTACCCTATTCTCAATAGAAAAAGGAGTTGAAAATATAAAAGATTTAGAAAATCTAATCATCTCTTACAACTTTCAAACTCCAATATATCTAAAAGATATTGCAAAAATTGAGAAATCATATGATATTCAAAACAAAAAAGAGGCTTATATCTATACAAAAAATGAGTCTGGAGTTTTTGAAGAGAGTAGTCAAATTACTCTAATGGCTTCAAAATTAAAAGGTGCAAACTCTGTAACTATAAATGAAGAGATTTTTGAGTTTTTATCTAGTAAAAAAGATGAATTATTAGAGAAAAATGTAAGATTTACAATCACAAGAGATGATGGCTATACAGCAAATAATGCTGTAAATGCACTTGTAAAAGACCTACTTACTTCAATAGTTATAATCTGTATTTTGCTTATTTTTACTCTTGGATTTAAAGAAGCTATGATAGCAACTTTAACTGTTCCTATGATTTTATCTTTAACACTATTTATTGGTTTTCTAATGGGTGAAACAGTAAATCGTATCACTCTTTTTGCACTTATTGTATCTCTTGGAATGCTAGTTGATGCAGCCATTATTGTAATAGAAAATATACATAGACACAAAAAACAAAATCCAAATTTGGATATAAAAATATTAAGTATAAATGCTACAAATGAGATAGGAA
The Aliarcobacter faecis genome window above contains:
- a CDS encoding EscU/YscU/HrcU family type III secretion system export apparatus switch protein is translated as MDKKIDENFMQKAVALQYDIEKDNAPMITAKGVGATATNIIKIAKDNNIPIQKDEDLVELLSKIDIDKEIPSSMYKAVAEIFSFIYDLSKKR
- a CDS encoding HD domain-containing phosphohydrolase, which produces MKRIFYISFIFIILLLISYYLYFLPTIKNISNKVYLEKSEQMKELFREEVKKKYGRTDVLTYILSEDKKIIEALIKKDRTLLNYENTLKQIENLADYKNLWIQIIDKNGYSFYRSWTEDVGDHAASARLDIVEMMKNPRPIKGISVGRFDLTFKTMFPLYNNGEYIGLIELVSKFNSIDKTLKEQKIEPLMVVDEDYTPRFIKPFTNLFIGNNYVANINASADLIKRVEKNGLKKFLYIKNYILFDNYLVTTDEIKDIHGGEMGFFILFFDEKYLDKSAITEFEKHYLVQIAIFSIIYLLAILYLLNRNYTKKLNLEVLRKTALINEQKLELESLLEIYDKNVIFSKTDLKGVITHASEAFCKISGYSKKELIGKPHNIVRHPDMAKDIFKKMWNELSKKEKTTYEIKNLRKDETSYWVLADIGPEYDKNGKHIGYFAIREDISANKELEEVQKDIIFTMGSIAEFRSKETGEHIKRVAKYSKVLALAYGLDETEASMIELASPMHDIGKIAIPDNILNKSTKLTVEEFEIIKTHTTRGYKILKVSSRPLLKMASIIAYSHHEKYDGTGYPQGLKGEDIPLYGRITAIADVFDALSQDRCYKKAWHIDDILEYIIKEKGTYFDPILVNLFFKNIDKILEIKEQYKDKI
- a CDS encoding flagellar hook-length control protein FliK — encoded protein: MLISGSAALNILLANNNKVLNDVLKEADSKVLENIIKEDPKAQTTASKVIKELFENIKDGSKSSTSIENILKNSTIFKELGNVSTNLATLSNLLEDVESSDSLAKFKPLIENLSKNIKDLDATTLKEQIKNSGVFLENKLANTQNTKIENILKDIQSLIKTIETPVSKQINEQITKILQDISNPKTSTTNQNATIQNTQNQTQTQVQVSTQTNTPTATQNLLQTQTTQNTQVQVSTQTQQTQNIVNTANQNINTNIVQANQNLTQNQVTQNFTTPTNNQIQITQNAQVQVSQTQVSTQTQQIQNIVNTVNQNTNTNIVQANQNLAQNQATQNFTSPNSTPLQITVKEPILNNPLSNSLKTLTQNLQTLSTNLNPKELENLTNLTNLTKELKTATNQASLVESKFENSSIIQTKQPILNQQNIIQNLEKNINQNINQTIQTPQNQSQVQIQNLQQNIFNAQNQQININQNLTQVNIPISQNQVQSTQAFLNQIQNQIKQSMDTPQITTQNSLNIETQSNRVNPNINQTPEEIAVKEQITKETKELLVQIRDEIAKNPTISQNKNILPVIDNLLKMQNLFIKNENIQNMLENKQLTQSLNQNNLSTFSNNFASNLSPLLNSLKESLNSLSNPNILNIQNHLSKTINKVEHIISNLESENEIKTTSKDDMKTVLLQLKEELATKTDIKSQDILKQVDKILTQIDFYQLNSLVSNSNFVYVPFFWEMLEDGSINIKKAEEDKFYCQINLTLKDFGKVDLLLGLYDKNKMDLTIYAQRDHFKVAIRDNIQDLKIALNSVNIIPVNIKLLDMKENLEDNPTSNYISNTFNQNITSGIDIKA
- a CDS encoding PAS domain S-box protein, which translates into the protein MDINYYKEKLEQLQKLSKTGFWELDLKSNKITYSSEIYNILEIDKDTFSHKYEDFLNIVDSKDREAVNNFYLDSLKNIEKEYSFKHKIITKSGKIKYLEQKYEVKFDEKSSPIAFFGTTQDISEQEFYKKKLEEDLKQIKKQQNELEAIFNNTIDGLAIIDLETNFIKVNKTYCEITGLSEKELLNTSCLNLTAPEYLEESKLSFEEFLATNTSKPFEKVCVINDKNIEVMLYPYRIDENHIMVNMKDISRDKLIQEQSRLISMGEMVGNIAHQWRQPLSIITSIASSIKVLNNLKKIESEDLDKNMQKIMEQSNYLSDTIDDFRNFIVNTSDLENLSIIKTLKKSLSLLDSAIKMNKIRVITDFRDDLIISGFQNELIQSFINILNNSKDAIIENVVNTKDRLILICSKKIDEGVKVEIKDSGGGIEEDILDRIFEPYFTTKHQNFGTGIGLAMTHKFITQRHKASIKANNINFSFKEKEYKGASFVIIFEDNLKPKDFKES
- the fliP gene encoding flagellar type III secretion system pore protein FliP (The bacterial flagellar biogenesis protein FliP forms a type III secretion system (T3SS)-type pore required for flagellar assembly.), which encodes MVNLSVAAIEEPAQFVKTINIAIFLALLVLAPTLLLMVTSFTRFIIVFSLLRQAMGLQQTPPTQIIISLALIMTIFIMEPYAKKSWETAISPYMEEKIGYDVAIEKGIQPFKEFMIKNTRESDLALFYRIKKEENPKNIEDVSITLLMPAFIVSELRTAFEIGFLIFLPFLVIDIIVASILMSLGMMMLPPVMISLPIKIIFFITIDGWQLIIGNLAQSFK
- the mrdA gene encoding penicillin-binding protein 2; its protein translation is MNLRLNLIYIFIVIILITLLSRVYFLSVKSNTYYEELSKNNYINRINKTPIRGIIEDRNGEKIAINEMGFSISIKPHLRGEKKKEELEKIIDLITKHLPNLEKEKLIKTYLKEDSAYNHNFITIVDYIPYDEFFTKYTILASHEDIKIDSSTKRFYPFKEAASHIIGYTGRASKNDILNNDIAKYTGIVGKNGIEKYYNKKLQGELGYKDVKVNAYNKEIETLEEKEASINNNIKISIDIKLQQYLQEIFIGKSGSIIIMDATNGEILAAASFPEYDSNIFARGISQEEWDKMKNDFNHPFTNKITNGLYPPGSVIKMGVALAFLENGISENFSVNCTGSLPIGNRNFRCWKTTGHGHIGFRSSLEQSCDDFYYKGSLRLGINKISQTLDKLGIGKATGVDLNNEFSGINPNKEWEENRLKQPWYVGETVITSIGQGNMLTTPLQIARYTSYIATGKLPKPHFNKAHFEEPKELDIPSKYLDTMRKGMYDVSYGERGTARKYLTSKVPIATKTGTAQVVSIPQSEKVRMKESEMEYYQRSHAWITSYGPYKNPKYVVTILQEHGGGGGSATGEVLSKIYNKLLDLGYITLDN